A part of Anaerolineae bacterium genomic DNA contains:
- a CDS encoding ABC transporter permease, with translation MLRSVFLKTLRDMRRSIFWWCVGMSLTALYTIVAFPAVKGTFEDLSLYLDDPLFKVFMRDFSTFQTIEGYLSINLFSFVFPVLSIIMAIAYFSGIIGWEEEKGSLELLLSLPLPRWKIVLEKVTAVLIAIFIIHVVLWLSLWAGGLAVKVEANYLRIFLAILDELLLSLVFGGLAFLVTSIGQSAGTAAGISGGLAAASYLVEAIGITSEKFELYRKFSLFYYYGGGRPMVEGLNWNHVALFVALTLTFIAVGILIFQRRDIKLRG, from the coding sequence ATGTTGCGCTCAGTTTTCCTGAAAACTTTAAGGGATATGAGGCGCTCTATCTTCTGGTGGTGTGTGGGCATGTCGCTGACAGCTTTATACACCATCGTTGCCTTCCCGGCGGTCAAGGGAACCTTTGAGGATCTGTCGCTTTACCTTGATGATCCCCTTTTCAAAGTGTTCATGAGGGACTTCTCCACCTTTCAGACAATAGAGGGGTATCTTTCAATTAACCTGTTCAGTTTCGTTTTCCCAGTCCTCTCAATTATCATGGCCATAGCCTATTTTTCTGGGATCATCGGATGGGAGGAGGAAAAAGGGAGCCTGGAACTCCTTCTTTCCCTGCCCCTGCCCCGGTGGAAGATAGTCCTTGAAAAAGTGACAGCGGTTTTAATTGCCATTTTTATAATCCATGTCGTTTTATGGTTAAGTCTGTGGGCTGGTGGATTAGCGGTGAAAGTGGAAGCCAACTATTTACGCATTTTCCTAGCAATTTTGGACGAATTGCTTTTAAGTCTGGTCTTTGGAGGGCTGGCCTTTCTTGTTACAAGCATCGGCCAGAGTGCCGGGACTGCAGCAGGGATATCTGGGGGGCTGGCGGCAGCTTCATACCTTGTAGAAGCGATAGGAATTACCTCGGAGAAGTTTGAACTCTATCGCAAATTTTCCCTTTTCTATTATTATGGCGGTGGGCGTCCCATGGTGGAAGGGCTTAACTGGAACCATGTGGCCCTTTTCGTGGCTCTCACGCTAACCTTCATAGCTGTGGGCATCTTAATTTTCCAGCGCAGGGATATAAAACTGAGGGGTTAA
- a CDS encoding ABC transporter ATP-binding protein, whose product MVVIRTEMLTKYYGRVKGIENLNLEVERGEVFGYLGPNGAGKTTTIRLLLGNLNPTRGKAFVLGYQVSPSNFAWKREVGYVPGELSLYGDLTGEELLRYFASLRGGVDWGYVRTLARRLDLDLSRPIRTYSHGNRQKLGIIQALMHKPSLLILDEPTLGLDPLIQQEFYRIVREIKEEGRTVFISSHILPEVEKICDRVGIIKEGTLVAVESIQTLKAKAMRRAEVIFAEEVSIEEFSNLPNVNNLHLEGKTLTCLLKGEPNAFIRALARHNIASLRIQDPTLEEIFLAFYS is encoded by the coding sequence ATGGTTGTAATTAGAACTGAGATGTTGACCAAATATTATGGCCGGGTTAAGGGAATTGAGAATTTAAATTTAGAAGTGGAAAGAGGGGAAGTATTTGGCTATCTGGGGCCCAATGGAGCCGGTAAAACTACCACCATCCGCCTTCTTCTGGGCAATTTGAATCCCACAAGAGGCAAGGCTTTTGTTTTGGGCTATCAAGTTTCTCCTTCCAATTTTGCCTGGAAAAGGGAGGTAGGCTATGTGCCTGGGGAACTAAGCCTTTACGGGGATTTAACAGGAGAAGAATTGCTCCGTTATTTTGCCTCCCTTAGAGGTGGGGTTGATTGGGGGTATGTTAGAACTCTTGCCCGGCGCCTTGATCTGGACCTTTCCAGACCCATCCGCACATATTCCCATGGGAACCGTCAGAAATTGGGTATAATCCAGGCCCTCATGCACAAACCCAGCCTTCTAATCCTTGATGAGCCGACCCTTGGGCTTGATCCTCTAATCCAGCAAGAGTTTTACCGAATCGTGCGGGAAATAAAAGAAGAAGGGCGGACGGTGTTCATTTCTTCCCATATCCTTCCCGAAGTGGAAAAAATCTGCGATAGGGTTGGCATAATCAAGGAAGGAACTCTTGTTGCTGTAGAGAGCATTCAAACACTAAAGGCCAAAGCGATGCGTCGGGCTGAAGTAATTTTTGCTGAAGAAGTGAGCATAGAGGAATTCTCAAACCTGCCCAATGTTAACAATTTGCATCTTGAAGGGAAAACTCTTACTTGTTTGCTTAAGGGAGAGCCGAACGCCTTTATCAGAGCCTTGGCTCGCCACAACATCGCAAGTTTGAGAATTCAGGACCCAACACTGGAAGAGATATTTCTTGCGTTTTATTCCTAA
- a CDS encoding HesA/MoeB/ThiF family protein has translation MNKLIEDMKAMAFEESGVQVLGVDSIETIARKWGLKLKDVEIAALEAGFMPRRYLRNLGTVGFEGQRKLLQSKVAVIGLGGLGGHVCVSLARMGVGTLVVADGDVFVDHNLNRQVLSDVSVLGEPKAEIARRVIARVNPAVEVIAWKEFIQAENLDRILEGCQVVVDGLDSLPARLKLEEAARKAGIPLVHGAIAGFLGQVITIFPEDPGLKALYGDRPPDKGIEVELGTPAATPMMVAAVQVQEVIKILLGKGRPLRRRLLLADAESWSIEIVEL, from the coding sequence ATGAATAAGCTGATTGAAGACATGAAGGCTATGGCTTTTGAAGAAAGCGGCGTGCAGGTGCTGGGGGTGGACTCAATAGAAACCATAGCCAGAAAGTGGGGGCTTAAACTCAAGGATGTGGAAATTGCAGCCTTAGAAGCAGGCTTTATGCCCCGGCGCTACCTTCGAAACCTCGGGACAGTAGGCTTTGAGGGGCAGAGGAAACTTTTGCAATCGAAAGTAGCGGTAATAGGGCTTGGAGGGCTTGGTGGACACGTATGCGTGTCCTTGGCGCGGATGGGGGTCGGGACCCTGGTGGTAGCGGACGGGGATGTGTTTGTGGATCACAACCTTAACCGGCAAGTTCTGAGCGATGTGAGCGTGCTGGGGGAACCAAAGGCTGAAATAGCCAGAAGGGTGATAGCTCGAGTAAATCCAGCCGTTGAAGTAATAGCCTGGAAAGAATTCATTCAGGCTGAAAATCTGGACAGAATTCTGGAGGGATGTCAGGTGGTGGTAGATGGGCTGGATAGTTTGCCAGCGAGGCTCAAGCTGGAGGAAGCGGCTCGGAAAGCTGGCATCCCTTTAGTCCATGGAGCGATCGCAGGCTTCTTAGGGCAAGTTATAACTATTTTTCCGGAAGATCCAGGTCTAAAAGCTCTTTACGGAGACAGACCCCCAGATAAAGGAATAGAAGTGGAACTGGGAACCCCCGCTGCTACCCCTATGATGGTGGCAGCTGTTCAGGTCCAGGAGGTAATTAAGATCCTTCTGGGTAAAGGCAGGCCCCTAAGAAGACGATTGCTTCTGGCGGATGCAGAAAGCTGGAGCATAGAGATAGTGGAACTTTAA
- a CDS encoding glycosyltransferase family 39 protein, with amino-acid sequence MRALKPLVLLGILVAFFLRVHTLGDKNIWWDEGLAIWAVRQSWLETTLWTAGDVHPPLYFWLLWFWIRIAGETEFLARYLTVIMATLTVATVFPLVRRLGGAEAGLLALWLLGFSRFHIWWSQEMRMYIPAALFFTLSGYFLLKAISSVNSRKFWVGWVISCSAALYTLYSAVFLLPVCAVPILMEAFKKPIQRRLLAESALATGAVTLLWVPWVTLAFPKMKSWSIVEEPASLGFALKLNAVLLATGISTHLERLLPFSLFVVIAALAGLPVYLLKREKPKAIPGIFLLLSGVILQPLTVWILTQPRPIFYVPKIEARYFIPAAPFFYSLLALSLEALGGKFRPAGLLLTGVIFISMAAFLPQYYAERDWEDDIPTMLRLIQVYGRPGDAVILISGDRFPKFIYYLPKGLNFPIYTAPRISPLFTPETVEAELGWITSMHSRIWVAAVKPFLQDPEGIAVKWLSERMKVVLAYHFKLDSLYLFSHRKETPFPSREIMPITPLNLKLSPGVKILGYDLMDQRGKQGTTIHLGLFLELEEPASLWVEALSPLGTPFPIDYFSLEPGYHYKMVEFKVALFEGGTYRLRVRVDSEALYIGEVKVKGGGPVYPMVDIRYPLSARIGDRIKLLGYNLIGVSEPPVLRPGGTLILELFWEAEAPIERSYTVFTHLLGPVLNPATGKPVWAQDDQEPLEGLYPTTHWVPNVPLKDRYELVLPPDAPPGDYILEVGMYLRETGERLPVSGERADPESRRIVIRTIRVED; translated from the coding sequence ATGCGTGCTCTTAAGCCCTTAGTCCTGCTTGGAATCCTTGTAGCCTTTTTCCTAAGGGTTCACACCCTTGGGGACAAAAACATCTGGTGGGATGAGGGACTTGCTATATGGGCAGTCCGACAAAGCTGGCTTGAAACCACCCTCTGGACCGCCGGTGATGTCCATCCACCTTTATATTTCTGGCTCCTATGGTTCTGGATAAGGATTGCAGGGGAAACCGAATTCCTGGCCCGTTACCTTACGGTCATAATGGCCACTTTAACGGTAGCCACCGTTTTCCCTCTCGTCCGGAGGTTGGGAGGGGCTGAAGCGGGGCTTTTAGCCCTTTGGCTTCTGGGATTCTCTCGTTTCCACATCTGGTGGTCTCAGGAAATGAGAATGTATATCCCTGCTGCCCTCTTCTTCACCCTTTCAGGTTACTTCCTCTTGAAAGCTATCTCTTCCGTTAATTCCAGGAAATTCTGGGTGGGATGGGTTATTTCGTGTTCTGCTGCCCTTTACACCCTTTACTCAGCCGTTTTCCTCCTGCCAGTGTGCGCTGTTCCCATTCTGATGGAAGCATTTAAAAAACCAATTCAGCGTAGGCTTTTGGCTGAATCGGCTCTGGCCACTGGAGCAGTAACCCTGTTGTGGGTCCCTTGGGTAACGCTTGCTTTTCCGAAGATGAAATCCTGGTCAATAGTGGAAGAGCCAGCTTCCCTCGGCTTTGCACTGAAGCTTAACGCTGTCCTGCTTGCCACAGGTATCTCCACTCACCTGGAACGGCTTCTACCTTTTAGTCTCTTTGTAGTAATCGCGGCCCTTGCCGGTTTACCTGTTTATCTTCTTAAAAGAGAGAAGCCCAAAGCTATCCCTGGAATATTTCTGCTTCTAAGCGGGGTAATTCTGCAACCCTTAACGGTTTGGATCTTGACCCAGCCTCGCCCCATATTTTATGTCCCTAAAATAGAAGCGCGCTACTTTATCCCCGCTGCCCCCTTTTTCTACTCGCTTCTCGCGCTCTCTCTGGAGGCTTTGGGCGGGAAGTTCCGTCCTGCGGGTTTGCTCTTAACAGGGGTGATATTTATCTCTATGGCTGCTTTCCTGCCTCAGTATTATGCAGAACGGGATTGGGAAGATGACATACCCACCATGTTGCGCCTCATCCAGGTTTACGGTCGCCCAGGCGATGCGGTAATTTTAATCTCAGGCGACCGTTTCCCCAAATTTATCTATTACCTTCCCAAAGGCCTTAACTTTCCCATCTACACAGCACCGCGTATTTCTCCCCTTTTCACTCCCGAAACCGTGGAAGCGGAGCTGGGCTGGATAACCAGTATGCATTCGAGGATATGGGTAGCTGCAGTGAAACCTTTCCTCCAGGATCCCGAAGGGATTGCAGTAAAGTGGCTTTCGGAAAGGATGAAAGTGGTGCTGGCTTATCATTTTAAGCTGGATTCGCTTTACCTCTTTTCTCACCGTAAGGAAACTCCTTTTCCTTCCCGAGAAATTATGCCTATCACCCCTCTGAATCTGAAGTTATCTCCCGGGGTTAAGATTTTGGGATACGATCTCATGGACCAGCGAGGCAAACAGGGGACTACTATCCACTTAGGATTATTCCTGGAACTCGAAGAGCCAGCCTCACTATGGGTTGAAGCCCTTTCTCCGTTGGGAACTCCCTTCCCCATAGATTACTTTTCCCTTGAACCAGGATACCATTACAAAATGGTGGAGTTTAAGGTGGCCCTTTTTGAGGGAGGAACGTACAGGTTGAGGGTAAGAGTGGATTCAGAGGCTCTGTACATAGGGGAAGTGAAAGTAAAAGGGGGCGGCCCTGTCTATCCGATGGTAGACATAAGATATCCTCTTTCGGCCAGAATCGGAGACAGGATAAAGCTTCTAGGGTATAACCTGATAGGGGTATCGGAGCCCCCTGTGCTCCGCCCGGGAGGGACCTTAATTCTTGAACTTTTCTGGGAAGCTGAAGCTCCGATAGAAAGGTCCTACACTGTCTTCACTCACCTCCTGGGGCCCGTCTTGAATCCGGCTACTGGCAAACCTGTCTGGGCTCAGGACGACCAGGAACCTCTGGAAGGGCTTTACCCTACTACCCATTGGGTGCCCAATGTGCCTCTGAAAGACCGCTATGAGCTTGTTCTTCCCCCTGATGCTCCTCCTGGGGATTACATTCTGGAAGTGGGCATGTATCTTCGGGAAACAGGGGAGAGGCTTCCTGTCAGCGGCGAAAGGGCGGACCCGGAATCCCGCCGCATCGTAATCAGAACAATAAGAGTGGAGGATTAG
- the prmC gene encoding peptide chain release factor N(5)-glutamine methyltransferase produces the protein MKVGKLLEIAMDCLKRAGCPEPQLESLLLLSHALRKKKEWLLAHIDAQVEEEKVMIFLDLVERRQKREPLPYILGQVEFYGLPLRIDNRALIPRPETEILVDRVLEWAEKFPSLSIADVGTGSGAVAVALASRLKGKALIYALDSSPRALELARENAIINGVDGNIRFLISDLLSALEEPVEAIVANLPYIPSSQLEKLAPELKWEPREALDGGPDGFDIIRKLLYQAPSYLKERGAMFLEVGPGQARKVKAIARKVFPSARILSLPDLRGIMRVVMVDNACS, from the coding sequence GTGAAAGTTGGGAAGCTTTTGGAAATTGCAATGGATTGCCTTAAAAGAGCTGGTTGCCCTGAGCCGCAGCTGGAAAGTCTACTTCTCCTTTCCCATGCTCTCAGGAAAAAAAAGGAGTGGCTTTTAGCTCACATTGATGCTCAGGTAGAAGAAGAAAAGGTCATGATTTTCCTGGATTTAGTGGAGAGAAGGCAGAAGAGGGAACCCTTACCCTATATTCTGGGCCAGGTTGAATTTTACGGCCTTCCCCTGCGGATCGACAATCGTGCCCTGATCCCGAGGCCAGAAACCGAAATTTTAGTGGATAGAGTCCTGGAGTGGGCGGAGAAATTCCCCTCTCTTTCTATAGCTGACGTAGGAACTGGCAGTGGAGCTGTGGCTGTTGCGCTTGCTTCACGCCTTAAAGGTAAAGCCCTTATTTACGCTCTGGATTCTTCCCCCCGAGCGCTGGAACTTGCCCGGGAAAACGCAATCATTAATGGTGTTGATGGAAATATCCGCTTTCTCATAAGCGATTTGCTTTCAGCTCTTGAGGAGCCAGTGGAAGCTATAGTGGCCAATTTACCCTACATTCCTTCATCCCAGCTGGAAAAGCTTGCTCCAGAATTAAAGTGGGAACCGCGGGAGGCTCTGGATGGGGGGCCGGATGGGTTTGATATTATCCGCAAGCTCCTCTATCAGGCTCCTTCCTACCTTAAAGAAAGGGGGGCCATGTTTCTGGAAGTTGGTCCGGGTCAGGCACGCAAAGTTAAAGCCATAGCTCGCAAGGTTTTCCCTTCGGCCCGAATCCTTTCCTTACCGGATTTGAGAGGCATAATGCGGGTAGTAATGGTAGACAATGCGTGCTCTTAA
- a CDS encoding pyrimidine-nucleoside phosphorylase, with the protein MRAVDIIAKKRDGFPLTKEEIEFFVQGSVQGTIPDYQISAWLMAVYLRGMTVRETVDLTLAMAFSGEVLNLKDIAPLTVDKHSTGGVGDKTTLVVAPLVASLDLPVAKMSGRGLSFSGGTIDKLESIPGYRVDLSVEEFKKMVKEHGIVVSGQTAQLAPADGVFYALRDVTATVSSIPLIASSVMSKKIAAGTDVLVLDVKVGKGAFMKTVEDAKALAQLMVDIGKSVGKKVAAIIADMNQPLGKAIGNALEVKEAIETLQGRGPKDFLEHCLAVATELIRLSGKARDSRQARSMAERALNEGKAWDKFLEWIEAQGGSRQAVENPEFLPKARYKEPLLSPRSGYISELDAMEVGMVTVLLGGGREKKGDPIDYAVGIELEKKIGDYVEKGEPLLYIHANDLSRLEEARQRLLGAFAFSESEPHAPPLIYEVIR; encoded by the coding sequence ATGCGAGCTGTAGATATTATCGCCAAGAAACGCGATGGATTCCCCCTCACAAAGGAAGAGATAGAATTCTTTGTCCAGGGAAGCGTGCAGGGGACCATTCCCGATTACCAGATTTCTGCCTGGCTTATGGCTGTATACCTGAGAGGTATGACCGTTCGGGAGACTGTTGACCTCACCCTTGCTATGGCTTTCTCCGGGGAAGTCCTTAACCTGAAAGATATTGCACCACTAACCGTGGACAAGCACTCAACAGGTGGTGTGGGCGATAAAACAACCCTGGTGGTAGCGCCTCTGGTAGCTTCTCTGGACTTACCCGTAGCTAAAATGTCTGGAAGAGGCCTGAGCTTTTCCGGAGGAACCATTGATAAGCTGGAATCAATCCCCGGCTATAGGGTTGACCTGAGTGTGGAAGAGTTTAAGAAAATGGTTAAAGAGCACGGGATAGTCGTATCGGGCCAGACGGCCCAACTTGCTCCGGCTGATGGTGTGTTTTATGCTTTGAGGGATGTAACTGCTACCGTATCCAGTATTCCTCTCATCGCCAGCTCCGTTATGAGCAAGAAGATAGCAGCAGGGACAGATGTGCTGGTTCTGGATGTCAAAGTGGGCAAGGGGGCTTTTATGAAAACTGTTGAGGATGCTAAGGCTTTAGCTCAGCTCATGGTGGATATAGGAAAAAGCGTGGGCAAAAAGGTGGCTGCCATTATCGCTGACATGAACCAGCCCCTGGGGAAGGCTATAGGCAATGCTCTGGAAGTCAAAGAAGCCATAGAAACTCTGCAGGGTAGAGGACCAAAGGATTTCCTGGAACATTGCCTGGCAGTGGCTACGGAATTAATCCGGCTCTCTGGTAAAGCCAGGGATTCACGGCAGGCAAGAAGTATGGCTGAAAGGGCCTTGAACGAAGGAAAGGCCTGGGATAAGTTTCTGGAGTGGATTGAAGCGCAGGGTGGAAGCCGCCAGGCCGTGGAGAATCCCGAATTTCTCCCCAAAGCACGCTACAAAGAACCGCTTCTCTCCCCTCGTTCTGGTTATATCTCAGAACTTGATGCGATGGAAGTAGGGATGGTTACAGTTCTCCTGGGGGGTGGAAGGGAGAAGAAAGGAGATCCTATTGATTACGCCGTAGGGATTGAGCTTGAGAAGAAGATAGGGGATTACGTAGAGAAGGGAGAGCCTCTCCTTTACATTCATGCTAATGACCTTTCCCGTTTGGAAGAAGCACGCCAGCGGCTTTTGGGCGCTTTCGCTTTCAGTGAAAGCGAGCCCCACGCTCCACCTCTCATATATGAGGTGATACGATGA